One window of Oreochromis niloticus isolate F11D_XX linkage group LG23, O_niloticus_UMD_NMBU, whole genome shotgun sequence genomic DNA carries:
- the LOC106096913 gene encoding uncharacterized protein LOC106096913 codes for MTGFIGDEVLLPCVYSEKLSEPVSAFWRDKDDKVVLDIINSREDKIDAKFKGRVVSFPNQYKTGNLSIIIKDLRADDAGPYDCTIPKVDYQTRITLKVTEKPAVITPRPLPPVTASPRAAAVTSSLHHLTLLCPALFLQFLS; via the exons ATGACCGGCTTCATCGGTGATGAGGTCCTCCTGCCCTGCGTCTACTCTGAAAAGCTGTCCGAGCCGGTCAGCGCCTTCTGGAGGGACAAGGATGACAAAGTTGTGTTGGACATCATCAACAGCAGAGAGGATAAAATAGATGCGAAGTTTAAAGGTCGTGTGGTCAGCTTCCCAAACCAATACAAGACTGGAAACCTCTCCATCATCATAAAGGACCTGAGGGCGGACGACGCCGGCCCGTACGATTGCACCATCCCCAAAGTGGACTATCAGACCAGGATAACTCTGAAAGTCACAG AGAAACCCGCTGTGATAACTCCACGTCCTTTGCCTCCTGTGACTGCTTCGCCTCGTGCTGCAGCGGTAACCTCCTCCCTCCACCACCTGACTCTCCTCTGTCCTGCTCTGTTTTTGCAGTTCTTGTCTTGA